Proteins encoded within one genomic window of Terriglobales bacterium:
- a CDS encoding gluconeogenesis factor YvcK family protein produces MNVVAMGGGTGLSTLLKGLKRHVASGDAAPAGFPVGDLSAIVTVTDDGGSSGRLRREFNILPPGDIRNCMVALSEDEALLSRLFQYRFGAGSGLEGHSFGNLFLTALTAITGDFADAVKQSAGILATRGRIFPSTTANVQLVAQMDDGSRVEGETRITASHRRIVKLEMAPPDAPPLQQTLDAIAQADLITLGPGSLFTSLATNLLVRGIPEAIAKSRAVKVYVCNLMTQANESLGLTASDHIQALYKHAGVKLFDYALLNRAPLSPELKARYALEGASQIVVDMEAVEALGVTPVLGDYLEEAAGVARHASDRVVQDLLRLARERRLPS; encoded by the coding sequence CCCGTCGGCGACCTTTCGGCCATCGTCACCGTGACCGATGACGGCGGATCGAGCGGCCGGCTGCGCCGCGAGTTCAACATCCTGCCGCCGGGCGACATTCGCAACTGCATGGTCGCGCTCTCGGAAGACGAGGCGCTGCTCTCGCGCCTGTTCCAGTATCGCTTCGGCGCGGGCTCTGGCCTGGAAGGCCACAGCTTCGGCAACCTGTTTCTGACGGCGCTCACCGCGATCACCGGCGACTTTGCCGACGCGGTGAAGCAATCGGCGGGAATTCTGGCGACGCGCGGGCGCATCTTCCCTTCGACAACCGCCAATGTGCAGCTGGTGGCGCAAATGGATGACGGCTCGCGGGTGGAGGGGGAAACGCGCATCACCGCCAGCCACCGCCGCATCGTGAAGCTGGAGATGGCGCCGCCCGACGCGCCGCCACTGCAGCAAACGCTCGACGCCATCGCGCAGGCCGACCTCATCACGCTCGGCCCCGGGTCGCTGTTCACCTCGCTCGCCACCAACCTGCTCGTTCGCGGCATTCCCGAGGCGATTGCGAAATCGCGGGCGGTGAAGGTCTACGTCTGCAACCTGATGACGCAGGCCAACGAGAGCCTCGGGCTGACCGCAAGCGATCACATACAGGCGCTGTACAAGCACGCCGGCGTGAAGCTGTTCGACTACGCGCTGCTGAACCGCGCGCCGCTCTCTCCCGAGCTGAAGGCCAGGTACGCCCTCGAGGGGGCCAGCCAGATCGTCGTCGACATGGAAGCGGTGGAGGCGCTGGGCGTGACGCCGGTGCTGGGCGACTACCTGGAGGAGGCCGCCGGCGTGGCGCGCCATGCGTCGGATCGCGTGGTGCAGGACTTGCTGCGGCTTGCGCGGGAGCGCCGCCTGCCGTCTTGA